A DNA window from Mus pahari chromosome 13, PAHARI_EIJ_v1.1, whole genome shotgun sequence contains the following coding sequences:
- the LOC110330192 gene encoding short transmembrane mitochondrial protein 1: MLQFLLGFTLGNVVGMYLAQNYEMPNLAKKLEEIKKDLEAKKKPPSS, from the coding sequence ATGCTCCAGTTTCTGCTTGGATTTACTTTGGGCAACGTGGTTGGAATGTATCTGGCTCAGAACTATGAAATGCCAAACCTAGCTAAAAAACTTGAAGAGATTAAAAAGGACCTGGAAGCCAAGAAGAAGCCCCCTAGTTCCTGA